CCTGCGCGACATCCTGCTGAACCGCTACGTGCTCGCGGCGGCGCTGGTCTATGCCGGCGCGTCCGGCGCCAGCCAGTGCTTGTCGCTGTGGCAGCCGCAGATCATCAAGTCCTTCGGTCTCACCACGCTGGAAACCGGCTTGCTGAACTCGATTCCCTTCGGCGTCGCCGCCATCCTGATGCTGCTGTGGGGCAGACACTCGGACCGCACCAAGGAACGTGTCTGGCACAGCGGCCTGCCGCTGGCGGCCGTCGCGCTCAGCCTGACGCTGGTCGCCTTCACGCATGCTTCGCTCGGTTTGACGGTGGCCCTGCTGGTATTTGCCGTGACCGGCACCTATATCTTCAAGGGCCCGTTCTGGGCGCTGGCCAGCGAATGGATGCCGGGCGCCGCGGCCGCGGCCGGCATCGCCCAGGTCAATGCGGTCGGCAACCTGGCCGGTTTCGTCGGTTCCGCCATGCTCGGCGCCATCAAGGAAGCGACCGGCAGTTTCGCCCTCGCCCTGCTTCCCATCGCGCTGATCTCGGCGATCGGCTGCGTCGTGCTGTGGCTGCTCGCCCGCAAGCGCTGATCCGTCGACCCGCCACTGGAGACCGCCATGTTCAACTGGTACCGCGAGATCACGCCGCGCGAACGCAAGACTTTCTGGGGCTGCTTCGGCGGCTGGGCGCTCGACGCGCTCGACGTGCAGATGTTCAGCCTGGCCATTCCGGCACTCATCGCCACCTTTGGCCTGGACAAGACGGATGCGGGCCTGATCAGTGGCGTGACGCTGGTGTCGTCCGCCCTGGGCGGATGGATCATGGGCGCCGTGTCGGACCGCATCGGCCGGGTGCGCGCGCTTCAGCTGACGATCATCTGGTTTTCGCTGTTCACGCTGCTGTCGGCCTTCGCGGGTAGTTTCACGCAGTTGCTGGTGCTGAAAGCGCTGCAGGGCTTCGGCTTCGGTGGCGAATGGGCCGCCGGCGCCGTGCTGATGGCCGAGGTGATCCGGCCGGCGCATCGCGGCAAGGCCATGGGCAGCGTGCAGAGCGCATGGGCGGTCGGCTGGGGCGCGTCGGTGCTGCTGTACTCCGCCGTGTATGTGCTGCTGTCGCCCGACATGGCATGGCGGGTGATGTTCGGCATCGGCATCCTGCCTGCCCTCCTCGTCATCTACGTGCGCCGCCACATCGCCGAGCCGGAGCGTGTGACGGCACCGGCAGCCCGGCCGATGCCCGGCGCGCAAAACCTGTTTGCCATTTTCAGGCCGGACGTCCTGCGTCTGACGCTGGTGGGCGCCCTGGTCGGCGTCGGCGCGCACGGCGGCTACCACGCGTTGATGACCTGGCTTCCGACCTACCTGAAGACGGAACGGCACCTGTCGGTGCTGGGCACCAGCGGCTACCTGGCGATCATCATCGTCGCCTTCTGGTGCGGCTGCATCGCCAGCGCCTACCTGCTGGACCGCCTGGGCCGCCGTCCCAACCTGATCCTCTTCGCCGCGTGCTGCGTCGTCACCGTATTGGCCTACGTCTTCCTTGACTTGAGCAATACCGCGATGTTGTTCCTCGGTTTTCCGCTCGGTTTTTTTGCCGCCGGCATCCCGGCCAGCCTGGGCGCCCTGTTCAACGAGCTGTATCCGAGCGAGATGCGCGGCGCCGGCGTGGGATTTTGCTACAACTTCGGCCGCATCGTCTCGGCCGGGTTCCCCGTACTGGTGGGCCATATGAGCACGAAGATGTCGCTCGGCAGTGCGATCGGGCTGGATGCCGGTATCGCTTATGCGCTGGTCGTCGTGGCCGTTCTGGCCTTGCCGGAAACCCGCGGCAGAAGCCTCGCGCAAGAGGTGCCGGGCCGACCGGCGAAGCAGCCCGCCTCGGCGGCCGCCCGGCACTGAACGGCGATGCATCCGATTGATCCGTTACCTCCGTTACCGATATCCCCACATGAACCGACGCCAATTCCAAGGCGGGCTGGCCGGCGCGATCCTGCCGCTGCTGTTGACCGGTTGCGCGAGCAGCGCCAGGCCTGACGAGAGACAGCCCATGGCAGCCATCGATACGCATGCCCACATCTTCCAGCGCGGCCTCAGGCTCGCCAACGTACGCCGCTACGCGCCCGACTACGATGCGCCGCTGTCCGCTTATCTCGACATGCTCGACAGGCATGGCATCGCACGTGGCGTGCTCGTGCAACCCAGCTTTCTGGGAACGGACAACAGCTACCTGTTGGCGGGCCTGCGCGCCAGTCCCGCCCGGCTGCGCGGCATCGCGGTCGTCGACGCCGACGTACCGCTCGCGGTACTGCGTGAGATGGATGCCGCCGGCGTCGTCGGCATCCGCCTGAACCTGGTCGGCACCGCAACCGCACCGGATTTCTCGAGCACGGCCTGGCGCGCGTTGCTGAGCCGCGTAGCGGAACTGGGGTGGCAGGTCGAAGTGCACCGGGAGGCCGGCCGGCTGGCGCAGATCCTGCGGCCGTTGCTGGACGCCGGCGTGAACGTGGTCGTCGACCACTTCGGTCGTCCCGATCCGCTGCTCGGCGTCGACGATCCGGGTTTTCGGTTTCTGCTGGAAACGGCCGCCAGCCGGCGCGTATGGGTCAAGCTCTCGGGCGCCTACCGCAACGGCGCCCATGGCCGCGGCCGGCAGGTCGCGCTCGACGCGATCCCGCTGCTGCGCGCCGCGTTCGGCATGGACCGGCTGGTCTGGGGCAGCGACTGGCCGCATACCCAGTTCGAACAGCATGTCGACTACGGCCAGACCCGCGAGGCGCTCGATGCCTGGCTTCCGGATCGGGGCGAGCGCCGCAGCGTGCTGGTCGATACGCCGGAGGCGCTGTTCCGGTTTGGATAAGGCTGCGACCGGGGGCCGGCTCCCGGGCGATTTCGGCGTTCACGTTCAGGGGCCATGCCGACTCCGACAACGACATAGCCCAGTGTCCGGGCAAGTTGCTTTTCGCGCAACGCAGCCGTCTCAGTCGCCCGGCGTCGCCGGTCCCGCACACGGCCCCATCCGTCGATCGACGAACAGGCTGTTGCCGGGAATCCGTTTTGCCTGCTTCTTGGCCTCGCTCGCGGCCGTGGCAATCTGCAGGTGGGAGCGGAAGTGGCCGGGCTCGGCCTTCACGATGCCCAGCGACAGCGTCACCAGCGGGTGCATCACCCGGTTGCCCTGGCGGTCTTCGCACAGGTAACCGCCGCGCTGCACGTCGGCCGCATCGAAATGGTTGACGATGCCGGCCGCGAACGCGGCGAGGATGGCATGGCAGCGTGCCGTCCAGTCGTCGCTCTGGAACAGCACGAGAAAATCGTCGCCGCCGATGTGTCCCACGAAGTCGCGCGCGGGATCGGCGTGCGCCTCGAGCACGTGTCCGGTCAGCTGGATCACGTCGTCGCCCTTGCGGTAACCGTAGCAATCGTTGAAGGGCTTGAAGTGGTCCAGGTCGATGTAGCATGCGGCGAAACGGGTGCCGCTCGCGATCAGCCGGTCGATGTGTTCGTTGATGGGGACATTGCCGGGCAAGCCCGTGAGCGGATTGGCATAGCGCGCCGCGCTGATCTGCAAGGCGGTGATCTCGCGCACCAGGTCGTGTCCGGTGCCCATGCCGAGGTAGCGGCCGTTGTCGGTGATGATGAAGCCATTGAACAGGTGGTGCCGCTCCGCTTCGACGACGGACTTGCTCAGGTTTTGCAGGGTGGTGTTCTGGTCCACCGAAAATGGTTTCGGATCCATGAACATCGTGCATGACTTTCGTCCATGCAGTTCGCGGATGTATTGCGTCGCGAAGCGGTCGACCAGGTTCCTCCGCGTGATCAGGCCGACCGGCACATGGTTGTCGACGACGGGAATGACTTCCAGCGCGGGATCGCGGGCGAAGACGTCGAAAATGTCGCTGTTCGTCATGCCGGGCGACGCCGGGGTGACGATGCGCAGCAGCCGCAGCGCCGTCGCCGTGCCCTGGACGACGGGCCGCTCCTGGGGAAACACGGTGACCCCGTCGAACGTCAGCGACGTGACGATGGCCGGCGGTACGACGCCATCCGGCACGGCGACGGGCCGCCCGATGTGGTAGCCCTGGCCGCAGGAGATGCCGAGATCGCGGATGAGCAGAAGTTCCGACGGGGTCTCGATCCCTTCCGCGATGACGGTCGTGCCGAGCGAATGCGCGATGTCCTGGATCGAGCGCAGGAACTGGAATTTTCCCTTGTCGCGATCGATGTCCTGCACGAAGTGCATGTCCACCTTGACGAAGGCGGGGCGCAATTCCGACCACAGGCGCAGGCTCGAAAATCCCGTGCCGAGATCGTCGATCGCGACCTGGAACCCCATCCGCCCGTAGTGCCCGACGACGTCGCGCAGGCGCTCGTAGTCGACGATCGGGTCGCCCTCCGTGAGTTCGATGACGATACGGTTCGGACTCAGTCCGCACGACCGGATGTAATCGAGCGCCGTCTCCGGCTGCACGTCGGCGCCGACCAGGCTGCGCGGGCTGACGTTCAGGAACAGGCGGCCCGGCAGATCGAGTTTGACGAACGTGTCGACGACGACTTTCCGGCACAGGCCTTCGACCTCGTTGCTCAGATCAAACATCCGCGCTGCCTCGAGCAATGCGAGCGGCGCGTGCAGAGGCGTGCCGGCGGGGCCGCGGATCAAGCCCTCGTATCCCAGGATCGCGCCATTTTGCAAATGGACGATCGGCTGGAACAGCGCCGTTAATTCTTTGTTCCTAAGGATATGGAGCAGAAGCTCTTGCATGATGACGATGCCGACATGGCCCGGATGGAGCCAAATTTCCCAAAGTAACATGGTTGTTTGACATCTTGATGACTTGCAATAGAAAAACCACTTGCAATTGCTCATGCCAGTCATCGGTCAGTCATCTTCGCGCTTTAAAGTTGACGAATTTTTAATCAACCGGAGTTGCGGACGATGAACAAATCCAAGCTTTCGATGGCCCTTCTGCTGGCGCTGTGCGGGTTGAAGCCCGCGCTGGCGGCGCCCGTGTTGCTGGCGATCGGCACGTTGAACGGCAACGGCGGCGACCTGTCTGCCGCGACGGCGGGACCGCTCGAGAACGGCACGTCCGGCAACCTGCTGGGCGGCCTCGGTTCCGGCCTGGCCTGGGCCGGCGGCAATACGTTCGTCGCGACGCCCGACCGGGGCCCGAACGCGACGGGCTGGAATGCGGCACTCGATAACACGACGTCGTACCTCTCCCGCTTTCAGACGCTCGGCCTGGGTCTCGTGAAGAACAACAGCGGCACCGGCCTCGGCTGGTCGCTCACGCCGACACTGACCGCCACGACGCTCATGTACAGCGCGACGCCGCTCGCCTATGCCGCCGGCGCGACGCCTTCCCTCAACGGCAACGGCCAGTATTACTTTTCCGGGCGCTCGGACAACTTCGATCCGGCACAGCCCTCGACCAACCCGAACAACGCACGGCTCGACCCGGAGGGCGTCCGCGTGTCGAAGGACGGCAAGTCGATCTTCGTGTCCGACGAATACGGTCCCTATGTCTATCAGATCGACCGTGCCACCGGTCGGCGCATCCGCTCGTTCGCGTTGCCGGCCAACCTGGCGGTCACCCACCTGAGCGCGCAGGGCGACATCGAAATCAGCGGCAACACGGTCGGCCGCGTGGCCAACAAGGGCATGGAAGGGCTGGCGATCACGCCGGACGGCAAGACCCTGGTCGGCATCATGCAGGCACCGCTGGAGCAGGACGCCGCCAAGAACCTGCGCATCGTGACGATCGACATCGCCAGCGGCACCACCCACGAATACGCGTACAGGCTGACCACCGGTTCCGGCGTCAGCGAGATCGTGGCCTTGAACGACCATCAGTTCCTCGTCGACGAGCGTGACGGCAAGGGCCTGGGCGACGGCTCCAAGGCGGCGGTCAAGCAATTCTTTAAGATCGACCTCAATGGCGCGCAGGACGTCACGGCGCTCAGCGGCGACCTGTCGGCAAAGGCCGTGGCGAAAAGCCTCGTTCTCGATGTGGTGGCAGTGCTTGGCGCCAACGGCATCGCGCCCGCGCAGGTGCCGGCCAAGATCGAAGGCCTGGCGTTCGGCGCGGACGTCGTCGACAACGGCGTCCTGATGCACACGCTGTACGTCGCGAACGACAACGACTTCGTTCCCGCCAGCGCGGGCGACAACAAGTTCTACGTGTTCGGCATCAGCGATGCGGACTTGAGCAAGGTCGGCGCGACCTTCACGGCCCAGCAGATTCAGGCGGACGTGCCGGAACCGTCGTCGATCGCGCTGGTGGTGGCGGGCCTGGGCATGCTGGCGGTGGGCGTACGGCGGCGGACCTGAGCCATGCGGCCGGCGCTCAGCTTGCGCCGTACGGGTCGTAGACGAATCCATTCCCGATGACGCCGACGAGTCCGGCCTTGTTTTCGGCGCTGTCGCTCAATCCGGCCAGCACATCCGCCATGCTCGCGGTTTTGTTGTCTAGGACGCCGGTCCAGAACGCCAGGCCGCCGGCTTCCGGCGCGCGGTGCAGGATGTTCTGGTAGAGGTGGGTGACGAAATCCAGATTGGAAGGATTGCTGCCGTAGATCGTCTTGAACTCCGCCGAGCCGACGAAGCCTTGCGCCACATCGCGGATCTGCATGCCGCGGTCGATCGCGTTGATCCAGAAACCCAGTCCGGCCGTGTCGGGCGTGCGGTTGAACGCGGCCTGGTAGAGGCGGTAGGCGGCGCCGCCGTTGCCGTCGACATCGAGGGCGACCGTCTTGTCCGCGAACACGATGCGCTCGACGTCGATCAACGTCTGGACCTCGCCGTTCCGGGCCGTCACCGTGTACACGGTTCCCGTGGCCGGAATCGGCAATCCCTCGGGCGCGGCGGCCTTCTGCACGACATACGCGGCGCGCACCCCAGGCAGGCGCACGGTGTCGATGCCGGCGCCGCCGTCGATGGCGTGTTCGTCGCCGAGGATCGTGACGGTATCGTTGCCGGCACCCGCGACGACATGGAGGTCACCGCCGCCGCCGTTGATCGAAATCGTGTCGTCGCCGGCGCCCGCGGCAACGATGAACGGTTCGTACAGCGTAGCGGGGAGGTCGACGTTGATATCGTCGGCCCCGCTCAGAGATGCCGGCGTCGACCAGCCGTCGTCCAGGGCGTCGGCGGCGATGCCCGCCACGCCTGCCGATACGTAAAAATGACTGCCGTCCGCATAGTCTTCCTTGTAGGCGGCGACGGTGCCTCCGACGCGGTTTTCGGTCTCGCCGTGAAAATAGGACGGTACGTTCAAGGCCAGGTCGACGGCACCGTCGAGCGACGCGGACACCACGTATTTTTCGGTACCGATGGTGACATTGCGCGCCGTCCCGGACAGGGCACCGAAAGGCAGCCACGTCAACGTCCCGGTCGCTTTGATGCTCACGTTGCCGAACGCGCCGACATACGCGGCATCGCCCGCCTTGAATTCGGTGGCGATGCGCAGATCGCCGACCGCCGAGCCTTGTTCGGCAACCGCCAGCGTCAGGTTGCGGGCCGACGTGCCATCGACGGAAACGAAGGTGTAATCGTAGTGCAGCGTGCCCGTGGCGTTCAGTGCCAGCATGCCCTTCTTGTAGAACTGGAGCCCCGTCGCGACGGCGCTGCCCGTGGCGGCGTTCGGATCGCCGAACGCGAAGCCGGTGTACGTGGCCGTCGCGCCGTCCGCGAACGTCATCTTGAGCGTGGTGCCGGTCAGCGCCCAGGACGCCAACGCCTGCGTGCCGAGCTCGTCGTCGACCATGGCCAGCGCGTCCGCCAGCATGTCCGCGGCATCGTGCAGCATCGGCACATGGAGTTCGGCCTGGTTCTGCTGGTCGATCGTGTCCTGCGAAAGCTTGATGTTTACCGTAGCCATGGCGGCGGTCCTTTCAGGTCGGCGAATTCGATTCGTCTGCGCATCGGATCAGCGCTGGCGGACCGTCAGGTTGTCCCCGCGCTGCTCGATCGTCACGTTCAGGTCGTACACGCGCTGGTCGATGTCGATCACGTTGTAACTGCCCACCTGCGTCAGGTGCATGGCGGCGCCGCCCGGCTGGATCCCGACGATCAGATTGTCGTTGCCGGTCTGCACGGACCTGAACAGGTTCGTATTGCCGGTCTGGGTCAGGTCGACGGTATTGCGGTCGCCCGTCTGGACGATGCCGGCATCGTTGCCGAAGCCCGCCTGCACGACACGCAGGCGGTTGGCGTCCCCCGTCTGCTGCGTCAGCGCCCGGTTTTGCGCGCCCGTCTGCGCGATCTCCGCGTATTGGCCGACCAGGACGTGATGCTGGTCGACGCTGGCCAGGTTCCCCTCGCCGGTCTGGGTCAGGAAGGCACTCTCGAGGGTGATCGGCGACGTGGAAAAATCGGACATCGGCGACAAGTCGCCGGCCAGCGCCGATCGCGCGGCCAGCGCCGCCAACGCCAGCGCGGCGCGCGGGCCCAAGCGCGGTAATCGTGTCATATGCTTTCCTTTCAATGCTCGGTCGCGACGCCGGACCCGCTAGCGCGGCGTTCCCTGCGTCTTCCAGTATTGTTTGAAGATGTCATCCGACGCCGGCGCGGGCTTGGCGGTGCCGGCCGCACGGGCCGGCGCCTTGCTCTCTGCGGCGCGCGCCGGCGCGGCCGCGGATGCCGGCTGCGTTGCCGCGGCCGCCCTCACCTCGGCATCCGCGACGGCCGGCGCGCTGTCCGCGGCGGGCGGCCGCGCCGCGTCCACGGCCGCCTCCGGCTTACCGCCGAAGAACGCCGCCTTGGCCGCTTCGGCGCGCGTGGCGTTCGCTTGCGTGAACGCCTCTGCCGGCTGCACGGGGTCGGCCTGCCGCGAAGCGATTGCCGTGCCGGGCTCGGAGGGCGAGCCCGCCCCGCCCGTGGTGGCGCCGGTCGGTCCCGGCGTCCCGCCGACCGGCGCGCGCAGCAGCACCGGTTCGTCGGCCGCGACCTCCGTGCCCAGCGCGTTCATGCTCTCCTTCACGTAGCGCTGGACGAGCGGCGAATAAAAGTCCTGCGGATCGTTCAGTTCCAGGAAGCGGTCGCGCATGCCCAGCACCGTGAAATGGAGCACGGCCGCTTCGATCGCCTCGCGCACCGCGAGCTGCGCGGGCTCGTTGCTGGTATAGCCCGTCTCCGCCTGCAGCAGATGCTGGTAGGAGACGAATTTGTACACGCTGGCGGAAAACTGGGTCGAATAAATCGTCTTCGTGACCGATACCGTGTCGAGCACCTGGCCATTGCGGATGTCCACGCCGCGCAGGCTGACGGTGACCTGGTCGACGCGGTACTGCGTGCTCGAACCGATGCCGAGGTAGTTGGCGCCCTTGCCGCCGGTGCGCACGTTGGACTCGTAGGCGATGACGCCGCCTTCCACGATCAGGCTGGCCGGAATCAGGTTGGGCAGGTTGACGAGCGGTTTGCCCTTGTCGGTCGGCGACTCGATGGCGCGGACGATCTTGCGTTCCGTGAGCAGGTTCTGCAAGCCCTCGCGCTCGACCGGCACGAACCAGCCGGAATCCTTGAGCGCCTTGATCAGCATCGCGGCCGCGCCCTGCGTGACCGAGGTCGAATACGAACTGTCGGGCGACGGCTTGTACTGGCCGGTCTGGTCGCGGAAGCCGTACACGGCCACGGCCAGCCGCCGTTTCGGTGGCGGCAGATGCGTCAGGTCGTTCGTGATGCGCGTCGTCGGCGTGACCTGGGCGTTGGACTTGACGTTCGAAGGCGGGACCGTCGAGCAGGCCGACAGCAGCGCCGCGGCGGCCAGCCAGGCCAGTCTTGAAAAAATCGACCGGCAACCCATCACAGTCCCGACGTATCGACGTTGTACGAACCGGTCGAGACCGTGAACGAGACGCTCGCCCCCGAGCTCTTGTCCGTCGTCTCGATGGTCACGGCGCCGTTGCCGATATCGGTGACCTTGATGGTGAAGCCGACCGTTTCGTAGGTGCCCGGCGCCAGCGCGGAACCCTTGCCGAACAGCGCGGTCAGCGCGTCCGACGACAGGCGGCTGAAGATCGCCCGCTGGAGGTTGTCGTTGAAGGTCTGCAGCGGCGACGCCTGCGGCGCCTTGAAACCGTTCTGGGCCTGGGCCGCGCTCAACAGCCCGCTCGCATTGTTCGGATTGCCCCCGAAGGTCGGATTCACCGGGTAATACACCAGTTCGGAAGCGCCGACCTGGCCGCAGGCGAAGGCGACGACGAGGGCAAGCGGCAGGCGCCGGCGGCGGGAGAGCGGGGTTGGCTTCATTTTTCCGGAGTCGGGAAGAAAATCGATCGGTTCAACACAAAGGACTGCTACAGTTCGTCGGCG
This genomic stretch from Massilia putida harbors:
- a CDS encoding MFS transporter encodes the protein MFNWYREITPRERKTFWGCFGGWALDALDVQMFSLAIPALIATFGLDKTDAGLISGVTLVSSALGGWIMGAVSDRIGRVRALQLTIIWFSLFTLLSAFAGSFTQLLVLKALQGFGFGGEWAAGAVLMAEVIRPAHRGKAMGSVQSAWAVGWGASVLLYSAVYVLLSPDMAWRVMFGIGILPALLVIYVRRHIAEPERVTAPAARPMPGAQNLFAIFRPDVLRLTLVGALVGVGAHGGYHALMTWLPTYLKTERHLSVLGTSGYLAIIIVAFWCGCIASAYLLDRLGRRPNLILFAACCVVTVLAYVFLDLSNTAMLFLGFPLGFFAAGIPASLGALFNELYPSEMRGAGVGFCYNFGRIVSAGFPVLVGHMSTKMSLGSAIGLDAGIAYALVVVAVLALPETRGRSLAQEVPGRPAKQPASAAARH
- a CDS encoding curli assembly protein CsgF; this translates as MKPTPLSRRRRLPLALVVAFACGQVGASELVYYPVNPTFGGNPNNASGLLSAAQAQNGFKAPQASPLQTFNDNLQRAIFSRLSSDALTALFGKGSALAPGTYETVGFTIKVTDIGNGAVTIETTDKSSGASVSFTVSTGSYNVDTSGL
- a CDS encoding GGDEF domain-containing protein; amino-acid sequence: MLLWEIWLHPGHVGIVIMQELLLHILRNKELTALFQPIVHLQNGAILGYEGLIRGPAGTPLHAPLALLEAARMFDLSNEVEGLCRKVVVDTFVKLDLPGRLFLNVSPRSLVGADVQPETALDYIRSCGLSPNRIVIELTEGDPIVDYERLRDVVGHYGRMGFQVAIDDLGTGFSSLRLWSELRPAFVKVDMHFVQDIDRDKGKFQFLRSIQDIAHSLGTTVIAEGIETPSELLLIRDLGISCGQGYHIGRPVAVPDGVVPPAIVTSLTFDGVTVFPQERPVVQGTATALRLLRIVTPASPGMTNSDIFDVFARDPALEVIPVVDNHVPVGLITRRNLVDRFATQYIRELHGRKSCTMFMDPKPFSVDQNTTLQNLSKSVVEAERHHLFNGFIITDNGRYLGMGTGHDLVREITALQISAARYANPLTGLPGNVPINEHIDRLIASGTRFAACYIDLDHFKPFNDCYGYRKGDDVIQLTGHVLEAHADPARDFVGHIGGDDFLVLFQSDDWTARCHAILAAFAAGIVNHFDAADVQRGGYLCEDRQGNRVMHPLVTLSLGIVKAEPGHFRSHLQIATAASEAKKQAKRIPGNSLFVDRRMGPCAGPATPGD
- a CDS encoding amidohydrolase family protein, encoding MNRRQFQGGLAGAILPLLLTGCASSARPDERQPMAAIDTHAHIFQRGLRLANVRRYAPDYDAPLSAYLDMLDRHGIARGVLVQPSFLGTDNSYLLAGLRASPARLRGIAVVDADVPLAVLREMDAAGVVGIRLNLVGTATAPDFSSTAWRALLSRVAELGWQVEVHREAGRLAQILRPLLDAGVNVVVDHFGRPDPLLGVDDPGFRFLLETAASRRVWVKLSGAYRNGAHGRGRQVALDAIPLLRAAFGMDRLVWGSDWPHTQFEQHVDYGQTREALDAWLPDRGERRSVLVDTPEALFRFG
- a CDS encoding DUF4214 domain-containing protein; its protein translation is MATVNIKLSQDTIDQQNQAELHVPMLHDAADMLADALAMVDDELGTQALASWALTGTTLKMTFADGATATYTGFAFGDPNAATGSAVATGLQFYKKGMLALNATGTLHYDYTFVSVDGTSARNLTLAVAEQGSAVGDLRIATEFKAGDAAYVGAFGNVSIKATGTLTWLPFGALSGTARNVTIGTEKYVVSASLDGAVDLALNVPSYFHGETENRVGGTVAAYKEDYADGSHFYVSAGVAGIAADALDDGWSTPASLSGADDINVDLPATLYEPFIVAAGAGDDTISINGGGGDLHVVAGAGNDTVTILGDEHAIDGGAGIDTVRLPGVRAAYVVQKAAAPEGLPIPATGTVYTVTARNGEVQTLIDVERIVFADKTVALDVDGNGGAAYRLYQAAFNRTPDTAGLGFWINAIDRGMQIRDVAQGFVGSAEFKTIYGSNPSNLDFVTHLYQNILHRAPEAGGLAFWTGVLDNKTASMADVLAGLSDSAENKAGLVGVIGNGFVYDPYGAS
- a CDS encoding esterase-like activity of phytase family protein — encoded protein: MNKSKLSMALLLALCGLKPALAAPVLLAIGTLNGNGGDLSAATAGPLENGTSGNLLGGLGSGLAWAGGNTFVATPDRGPNATGWNAALDNTTSYLSRFQTLGLGLVKNNSGTGLGWSLTPTLTATTLMYSATPLAYAAGATPSLNGNGQYYFSGRSDNFDPAQPSTNPNNARLDPEGVRVSKDGKSIFVSDEYGPYVYQIDRATGRRIRSFALPANLAVTHLSAQGDIEISGNTVGRVANKGMEGLAITPDGKTLVGIMQAPLEQDAAKNLRIVTIDIASGTTHEYAYRLTTGSGVSEIVALNDHQFLVDERDGKGLGDGSKAAVKQFFKIDLNGAQDVTALSGDLSAKAVAKSLVLDVVAVLGANGIAPAQVPAKIEGLAFGADVVDNGVLMHTLYVANDNDFVPASAGDNKFYVFGISDADLSKVGATFTAQQIQADVPEPSSIALVVAGLGMLAVGVRRRT
- a CDS encoding CsgG/HfaB family protein, which gives rise to MGCRSIFSRLAWLAAAALLSACSTVPPSNVKSNAQVTPTTRITNDLTHLPPPKRRLAVAVYGFRDQTGQYKPSPDSSYSTSVTQGAAAMLIKALKDSGWFVPVEREGLQNLLTERKIVRAIESPTDKGKPLVNLPNLIPASLIVEGGVIAYESNVRTGGKGANYLGIGSSTQYRVDQVTVSLRGVDIRNGQVLDTVSVTKTIYSTQFSASVYKFVSYQHLLQAETGYTSNEPAQLAVREAIEAAVLHFTVLGMRDRFLELNDPQDFYSPLVQRYVKESMNALGTEVAADEPVLLRAPVGGTPGPTGATTGGAGSPSEPGTAIASRQADPVQPAEAFTQANATRAEAAKAAFFGGKPEAAVDAARPPAADSAPAVADAEVRAAAATQPASAAAPARAAESKAPARAAGTAKPAPASDDIFKQYWKTQGTPR